The nucleotide window TTTATTTATGAAAAATAAAACTGCTAAAAAAGCTCATATTATAGCTGGATCTGCTTTTTGTGGCTTTGCTTTATGGCATACTTTTCTTTATGACTCAAAAAATAAAAAGAAAATTGAAAATGTAGATAAAAAAGAGAAAAAAGAAGAAAAGGTGTTAATACCTTCTTAAAGAATTACACCATTATCAAAGATAACTTTGTTTCTTCCTTCTTTTTTTGCTTGATAAAGTAAATCATCTGATTTTTTCTTAGCATCTATATAGTTTGTGTAGTTTGCTCTAAAACTAACACCCGCACTAAATTCAACATGAATTCTTATATCTTTGTATTTAAATTTTGTAGTAGTGATTAAGTTTTTTACTCTTTTTATGTATTTATATAATTCTTTTTCTTCTTCATAGTTAATTAAAGCTAAGAACTCTTCACCACCATATCTTGCTATTACATCTTCTTTTCTTGTAAGGCTTTTTAATATTTTTCCAAAAGTTTTTAATACTGTATCTCCACAAGTGTGTCCATAAGTATCATTGATTTGTTTGAAGTGATCAATATCATAAAATACAATTGCATAGTTTGATTCAAAGGCCTCATGTTTTTTTTCTATTTTTTCAACTTCTTCTTCATAAGCTCTTCTATTTAGAACAGAAGTTAAAAAGTCAGTTGATTTTTCTTGTTTTACAACTGCTAACTCTTTTTGCAACTCTTCAATCTTTTTATTTAATGAATCAAACTGTTCTTTGCTTTCATTTAGTTCAACTCTATTGTTTTGCATAGAGTGTTCAATACTGTAAATTGTATTTATAAGTTTTGATTGAAGTTGTCCTAATTCTCTATATGAAGCATTTGAAATATTTAAATCTTTTAATTCGTTTTTTATTACATCAAATTTTTCACTAGAGTTTGTACTTTCTAAAATAGTTTTATCAAAATACTTTTCCATAAGGTTACTAAGCTTGATAATATCATCTGTTTTATTTTTTAAAACTTCTCTATCTGCTTTAACTCTTTCTTTTGTAATCTCTTTTAACTCTTCAATAGAGGTTTTGTTTAAAAGCTTTTTAGGATTTTTATTAACTTTTTCTAAAAATGAGTTTATTTTCTCATCATTGTTAAAATTAATTGATGGCGATATTATTTCTGGTAAGCATTCAATAAAATAGTTTAACTCTGAAAGAATATTTTTTTGCAATAGCTCTTCATATAACTCTTTATCTATAGTCTTAGCTTGCTCTAGAAACTCCTTTTCATAGTTAATAGGAGTAGATTCTAAATCTTTGTCTTTTAATGATTCTAAGGTAAGTTTAGTGATTTTTTTAGTACTATCCAATACCGTTTTCCTTTATTTAGTCCGTGATTATATCTAAAATAAGATATATTTTATCTTTAATTAAATAAATTATAAATTTGTTATTTTATTAAATTGTAAATTTAAAGTTGAAAACAAATAATAAAGAAAATTAGAAAGAATTATGAAAGAAAAATTACAAAAAGAAGCTTATAAGTTAAGGTTTGAATATTTTAATTTGTATGAAGATAAAGAAACAAAGTGGCATGAAAAATATAAAA belongs to Arcobacter sp. CECT 8983 and includes:
- a CDS encoding GGDEF domain-containing protein, whose product is MDSTKKITKLTLESLKDKDLESTPINYEKEFLEQAKTIDKELYEELLQKNILSELNYFIECLPEIISPSINFNNDEKINSFLEKVNKNPKKLLNKTSIEELKEITKERVKADREVLKNKTDDIIKLSNLMEKYFDKTILESTNSSEKFDVIKNELKDLNISNASYRELGQLQSKLINTIYSIEHSMQNNRVELNESKEQFDSLNKKIEELQKELAVVKQEKSTDFLTSVLNRRAYEEEVEKIEKKHEAFESNYAIVFYDIDHFKQINDTYGHTCGDTVLKTFGKILKSLTRKEDVIARYGGEEFLALINYEEEKELYKYIKRVKNLITTTKFKYKDIRIHVEFSAGVSFRANYTNYIDAKKKSDDLLYQAKKEGRNKVIFDNGVIL